The Flavobacterium sp. 1 genome contains the following window.
AGATTTTCCCCAGGTAAACTCTCAAGGTTATGCCCGTTTTCGTATTGAAGCACCCGCTGCAGACAGTGTTAGGGTAAGTCTCGGATTAGGAGGTAAAGGAGGGACAAAACTGATGAAATCAGCAGATGGATTTTGGACAGGAACTACAGAAGGGCCTATGGATGAGGGTTTTCATTATTATCACGTCAATGTTGACGGGGGAACATTTAACGATCCGGGTGCATTAAATTTTTATGGTTCTGTCCGTTGGGAAAGCGGTATCGAAATACCTGCACACGACCAAGATTTTTATGCTCTAAAAGCAGTGCCTCACGGAAATGTACAGCAAATACTTTTCCCTTCAAAAAATACTAATACCTCACGCCGGGCATTTGTTTATACGCCTCCTGGTTATGAAAAAGAGCAGTCAAAACGATATTCGGTATTATACTTACAGCACGGCTGGGGTGAAGATGAAACAGCATGGAGCAATCAGGGTCACGCCAATTTGATCATGGACAATCTTATCGCCGAAGGGAAAATTAAACCTTTTATTATTGTGATGACTTATGGAATGACAAACGAAATTAAGTTTGGCGGATTAAGAAATTTTGATATCACTCCTTTTCAAACCGTTTTGGTCGATGAACTAATTCCTTTTATAGATAATAATTTTCGCACTATTGCTAAACAGTCGCATCGTGCCATGGGCGGACTTTCTATGGGAGGAATGGAAACACGCATGATTACACTTAACAAAACAGATGTTTTCTCTCAGTATGCTCTACTTAGCGGAGGACTTTATAAGCCAGAAGATATTAAAGATAAATCCAAAGTAAAACTTGTCTTTTTGAGCTGTGGAAGTAAAGAAAATCCAGACGGAGTCAAAAATGCAGCGACTGCACTTAAAAATGCTGGCTTCAATGCTGTTTCGTATGTATCGAAAGGGACAGGACATGAATTTCAAACTTGGAGACGCAGTTTAAAAGAACTGGCACCGCTGTTATTTAAAGAGTAGTATAAAACCAATAAATCAATATATCATGAACAGATTCAGTATGGTTTTATTCGTCTATTTAAATTTCAACAGCACTTTTTTGAAAAAAATAATGTTGCTTCTTTGTTTTTGCAGTATTTCAAATATTGCTTTGGCACAAAAATTACAACTAAATGAAAAGGAGTATTTTGAAACGCAGGGTTTAAATGTTTTGGTTTTTAGTAATGAATACAATGGGATGTTTTTTGACGAAAAAACGGCAGGTATAGAATTCATACATCATGGCGTTCGAACAGTAACTGGTGGAGCAGTCAGACTCCATAATACGCCGGAACAGTGGGATTTAATTCCGAAAATGACGAGTCGGAAAGTAGATAAGGCAAACAATACAATTGAAGTTTCCCTGCGATACGAAGAATTTGATTTTGATTCCCGACTCACAGTTACTCCTAAGGGGAATGGATTTGTAATCACAGTCTTTTTGGATAAACCTGTTCCTAAGGAGCTGGAAGGAAAGGCAGGATTTAATTTGGAATTCATACCAACCTCTTATTTTGAAAGCAATTATTTAGTTGACGGAAGGGCAGGAACATTTCCAAGATATCCTGCCAGCAATACCGAAATTCGGTCTTCAGCTCAAAAGATTCCGCAGTTTGCGGGGCATACTACATTTGATGACCGCGGAAAAAAAGAATATATAGTAACTCAGCCATTAGAGTCTGGTAAACAACTAATTTTTGCTCCTGAAAATCCAGAACATCGTGTAAAAATTGAGTCTGATCAGGATGTTATGCTTTTTGACGGAAGAAATCTGGGGCAGAACGGATGGTTTATTGCCAGAAGTGTTTTTTCAGCAAATAAAACGGGTAAAGTGCTAAGCTGGTATGTAGAACCCAATGCTATTCCAGATTGGATAAGAGAGCCAGTGATAGGGTTTTCCCAGGTTGGCTATATGCCAAGCCAAAAAAAAGTTGCAGTTATTGAACTTGATAAGAACGATAAACCATTGGCCACTGCATCAATTTTTAAGCTTGATGAGAACGGAAAATTTGCCGAAAAACTAAAAGCAGATGTTAAGGTTTGGGGGAAATATCTAAGATACAATTATGCTCAAGTTGATTTTAGCTCAGTTAAAGAAAAAGGCATTTATTATATCCAATATGGAAAACAAAAAACAAACACTTTTCAGATTGCGGATGATATATATTCAAAAGTATGGCATCCAACTATGGACGTGTGGTTTCCTGTCCAGATGGATCACATGGAAGTTAATGAAGCGTATCGGGTTTGGCATGGAAAACCATTTTTAGATGATTGTCTGCAAGCGCCATTGAATCACGAGCATTTTGACGGATACAAACAAGGACCTACTACGGAAACTAAATACAAACCTTTAGAACGTATTCCAAATATGGCGGTGGGAGGCTGGTTTGACGCAGGTGATTTTGATATACAGACTTTTTCACATGTCAGCGTAATCAATAGTTTTGTAGAATCATGGGAGGCATTCAAGGTAAACAGAGACGAAACATATATTGACCAAAAAACGCAATTTGTGGATATTCATCGTCCTGACGGAAAGCCTGATTTATTGCAGCAGATTGAGCATGGAGTTTTGAACCTCGTTGCACAAGTTGAAAACATTGGACATCCTGTAAGAGGGATTGTTGTGCCAAATCTGCACCAATACCATCATTTGGGTGACGCTTCTACTGAAACGGATAACCTTCCGTATAATCCTTTGCTTAAGCCATACGAATCCAATGGAGTTTCTAGCGGCACACTGGATGACCGATGGGCTTTTACAAACCGAAGTTCATTTCTTGATTACAGAACCGCAGGAGCATTAGCGGCAGCAAGCAGAGTTTTAAAAGGTTATAATGATGAACTTTCCAGTAAATGTTTATCTGATGCTATAAAGCTGTTCAATGAAGCAAATGAAATTGCAAAAAAAGCTAAGCCTGATGATAGCCCAATGTCCAAATGGGGAAGAGGAAGTGATATGATTGCAATGCTGCAGCTATACCTAAGCACGAAAGATGATCAATACAAAACTGGTTTCCTGAGTAAAATTTGGAATCAATTGGATGAAAATCTGGAATTTAATATTAATTCTGCGCTATTGGCTTTGCCAGCAATGGACAATGATTACAAAGTAAAATTACGTAGTTATGTAATTAAGTATAAAGAAAAAATTGACAAAGATAATGCTGATAATCCTTATGGTGTTCCTTTAGCAAAGCGAGGTTGGGGAGGTACTTCTCAAGTGATTAATTGGGCTAGTACGAATTATTACATTCATAAAATTTATCCTGATATTATCGATAAAGAATATGTTTACCAAGGACTGAACTATATTTTTGGATGCCATCCATATTCCAATTTGTCTTTTGTGAATGCTGTAGGAAATAAATCCAAAAAGGTTGCTTATGGAGGCAATCGTGCTGACTTTACAACAATTGCAGGCGGAGTAGTTCCAGGACTAATTTTTCTTAAGCCTGATTATTTAGAAAATAAAGACGACTGGCCGTTTTTTTGGGGAGAAAATGAGTGTATTATTGATGGCGGAGCTTGGTATGTTTTTCTGGCAAATGCTGTAAATGAATTGGCAGAGAATGAACAAAAATAATAATCATTAAACTTTAAAATATGAAACGATTTTTAATTGCCGTTATTTTAATTTCTAATTTACATTACCACTCCAGTTGGGGTCAGGAAGCACACGGTGTTGAAGATTTTAAGCCTTCATCAGTAAATCAGCCCGGAAAGCAGTTCCCACAGGTTAATTCGCAAGGTCGTGTTCGAGCCAGTATTCTGGCTCTAAATGCAAGTAAAGTCCAGCCTGATATTGGAGGTACAAAATAGGATATGGTAAAAGATAACAATGGTGTTTGGACAGGAGAATCGGCTCCGTAAGACGAAGGATTTCATTATTATCAATTGAATATTGACGGAGCTTCAGTTTCAGACCCAGGAACATTATATTTTATGGTGCTGGCCGGTTGGGAAGTGGCATAGAAATTCCGGCATCAGACAAAGATTTTTATGCTTTGAAAGATGTACGCACGGTTTAGTTAGCGAAAATATCTATTTTTCTAAATTAACCAATTCCTTTAGACGTTGTTTTTATTTATACTCCTGCTGGTTATAACGAGAATACAAAAACTCGTTATCCCGTACTTTATCTGTAGTATGGAAGTTTTGAGGATGAAACAGGGTGATCGGTTCAGGGTAAAGCCAATCTTATACTTGATAATCTTATTGCAGGTAAAGAAGCTGTGTCAATGATTGTTGTTATGGACAATGGCTATGCTTATAAAAAACAAGAAACTACAGAAAACAAACCAGCACAGCCTGTATCCGTTTTTGAAGAAGTAATGATAAATGAAATTATTTCAATGATTGATATAAAGTTTAGAACCATTTGAGATCGGGAGCATAGAGCAATTGCAGGACTTTCTATAGGAGCTAATCAAACGATGAGAATTGCGATGAATCATCTGGATAAGTTTGCTTATTATGGAGGATTCAGCGGTACTTCAAATTATCCAAGTTCAGACGAAATTGATCCAAAAGTATTTCTAGGAGGAAAATTTAATGATGCAAAAGCAATAAATAAACAGCTTAAAGTTTTATGGCTCGGACTTGGAACAAAAGAATCAAATTCTTTTCCTGGTTCTGTAGGTGTTTTTAGAGCAATGCTGGATAAACAGGGAATTAAGCATGTGTTTTATGAGTCCAAAGGTACTGCTCATGAGTGGCTGGCTTGGAGAAGATTTTTGCATCAATATGCCAGTTTATTATTTAAGTAAATAAAATTTAAAAAGATATTTAATATGAAAAAAAATCTCTTGCCAATTCTTGCTATGGTTGTTATGACCAGCAGTTTATTGGCACAAAATATAGAAAAAGAAGGACCGAAAGGCTTTGACCAAGTTCGAACAGGAATTCCCAACGGGAAAGTTGAGAGTTTAGAATACAGCTCTAAAACCGTTGGCAGTATCAGAAAAGTGACTGTATATACTCCGCCAGGTTTTAGTAAAAATAAAAAATACCCGGTTTTATATTTATTGCACGGAATAGGCGGTGACGAAAAAGAATGGTTAAACGGAGGCAGCCCGCAGGTGATATTAGACAATCTGTACTCAGAAGGCAAGGTAGAACCTATGATTGTTGTAATGCCAAACGGCAGAGCGATGAAAGATGACAGTGCCACGGGAAATATAATGACGCCTGATAAAGTGCAGGCTTTTTCCACTTTCGAAAAGGATTTATTAAATGATCTGATTCCTTTTATCGAAAAGAAATACCCAATTCTTAAAGACAGAGAACACCGCGCTATTGCAGGTTTGTCTATGGGCGGAGGTCAGTCTTTAAATTTCGGATTAGGGAATTTAGATAAGTTTGCTTGGGTCGGCGGATTTTCATCTGCTCCTAATACCAAGATGCCACAAGAGCTGATTCCTAATCTTGAAGAAGCAAAAAAGAAATTAAAACTGCTTTGGATTTCTTGCGGAGATAATGATGGGCTTATCTATAATAGCAAGCGCACTCACGATTATTTGTATAAAAATGATGTGCCTCATATCTATTATATTGAACCGGGAGTTCATGATTTTAAGGTGTGGAAAAACGGCTTGTATATGTTCTCACAGTTTTTGTTTAAGCCGGTAGATCCGACAGGTTTTACAAAATATACCATTTTGGGAACTCCAGCAGAAACTAATATTCGCAATGCTAAATATCCTCAAATACTTCCGGATAACCGGGTTGTTTTTAAAGTAAAAGCGCCAGAAGCTGCAAAGGTGCAGATTGATTTAGGCAAAAAGTATGACATGATAAAAGACGGAGAGGGAACTTGGAACGTAACAACGGATGTTATAAATAAAGGATTTAATTATTATTCATTGCTTATTGACGGTGTGGCTGTTGCTGATCCAGCAAGCGAAAGTTTCTACGGTATGGGACGTATGGCTAGCGGTATAGAAATTCCAAATAGAGAAGGAGATTTTTATGATTTAAACGATGTGCCGCATGGTGACATCCGAATTAAAAAATATTTTTCAAAAGCAACTAATTCTTGGCGCGAAATGTATGTTTACACACCGCCAGGCTATGAAAACGCCACCGAAAAATATCCGGTTTTATATCTGCTTCACGGTGGAGGCGAAGATCAGAGAGGGTGGGCTGCACAAGGCAAGGCAAATTTAATTTTGGACAATTTAATTGCTGAAAATAAAGCAAAACCAATGGTGATCGCAATGCTGGACGGCAATATGGGAAATACAGGAGGAATTGCAGGTTTCAATGAAAATGCGCTTAAAGCTTTTGAAAATGAATTAAAAACGGGAGCAATACCATTTGTAGAAAGTAATTTTAAAGTAGCAACAGATGCTAAAAATAGAGCTTTAGCCGGTTTGTCAATGGGAGGAATGCAGACGCTGCATGCAGGCATTAAAAATTCAGATATGTTTTCCAGTATTGGCGTATTTAGCTCCGGCTGGTGGGCAAATAATCCAGATTTATCTGAACTTCAATATGTGTTTATGAAAAATAATACCGCAGTTATTAATTCAAATATTAAAGAATTTTGGATTTCAATGGGAGGCAAGGAAGATATTGCTTTTGAGAATTGTAAAATAATGATGAGCAGGTTCGATCAGATGGGAATTAAGTACAAGTATAGTGAATATTCAGGAGGGCACAGCTGGCCTGTTTGGAGACATGATTTATTTATGTATGCCCCATTATTATTTAGGTAAAAGGCAAAAAAACTGCAAAACAAATAGATAATTAAAAATAAGTTGACTTTTTTTTCGCTGGCATGTTTTTTTTAATACATTTACACAACCGATTGTTTTGATTAAATAAAAAGTCAGGAAGAATCCATTTCGGCATTAACCCATCAATAAACCATTACAAATAATGAGTACCATTTCACAAAAATTATCCGTTAAGGAAAAAATCGGATACAGCCTGGGCGATTTAGCGGCAAATTTAGTTTTTCAGACCCTGATGACGTATCTGGCCTATTTCTATACCGATATTTATGGACTGTCTCCCACCCATTCGTCGATAATTATGCTATCGGTCGGCTTAATAGCAGCTTTTGTTTTCAATCCGATAATAGGTGTCTTGGCCGACAGAACCTCTACAAAATGGGGAAAGTTCCGGCCTTGGATCCTGATAACGGCACTGCCTTTGGGATGTGTTGCTTTGGCTGCATTTACCACACCTGATTTTTCGTACAGCGGGAAAGTAATTTATGCGGCAGTGACTTATACGCTGTTGCTGCTGTTTTACGCCAGTAACAATCTGCCTTATTCGGCTTTAAGCGGCGTGATTACGGGAGATATGTCAGACAGGAACAGTTTATCGTCCTATCGTTTTGTGGCAGTAATGTTTGCACAGTTTTTTGTCCAGGTTTTTATGCTGGGGATTATCAAAAGCGCCGGCAACGGGGACAAGGCAGTGGGTATTGAAAAAGTGATGACGGTATTGGCCATCATTGGCACTATCATGCTTTTGATCACCTTTTTGACCACCAAAGAACGTATCATTCCAAAACCGGAACAAAAGTCAAGCGTTAAGGAAGATTTAGCCGATTTGGTAAAAAACAAGCCTTGGGTAATCATGCTGTCGCTGACGACTTTGGTGTTTATCACTCTGGCCCTGAAAGGCGGTTCCTATGTGTACTATTTCGAAAACTATGTGGATAAGGCACAATTGGCTCTGTTTATTCAGCCGATATTGGATTCATTGTCGAGCGTTGGGTTAAACCATTTTGGGAATGATCCCGTTGCGGCAGGATTTGGACTGTTTAATGCGGGCGGAATCATTTTTATGATTGTCGGAATCACGCTGTCTAAAGGTTTGGCTGATAAATACGGGAAACGAAACATCTTCGGACTATTTTTGTTTATTTCAACAATCTTTATTCTGGCTTTTTATTTCTTTCCGCCAGAGAATATCGGGCTTATCTTTCTGTCCCAGATTCTGCATGGATTTTTCTACGGAATCACCATTCCGCTGCTGTGGGCGATGATAGCCGATGTTGCCGATTATTCGGAATGGCTCAATAACCGCCGTGCGACCGCCATTATATTTTCGGCGATGATGGTCGGGCTAAAAGCAGGACTGAGCATCGGAGGAGCCTTAACGACCTTATTCTTAGGCTATTTTCAGTATGTTCCCAATTCCCTGACTCAGTCCGACGTAACGATAAACGGCATCAAACTATTGGTGAGCGTTTTTCCTGCGGTTCCCTTTTTAATAGGATGCGGTCTGCTGTTTTTCTATAAGATAGACAAGAAAATGGAGGTTCAGATAGAGAGTGAGCTAAAAGAAAGAAGAAATTAATTATAAAACGTAAAAAAGAGTATGCCTGAAGATAATATTGAACAGATTAATTTTGAGCAGATTAATAAAACCGCCATTTCAAAGCCTTTAGTGTCGCACATGTACACCGCTGACCCTTCAGCCCATGTATTTAACGGCAAGATATACATTTATCCCTCGCATGATATTGATGCGGGAATTCCGTTCAATGACAACGGAGATCATTTTGGGATGGAAGACTACCATGTATTTTCTATGGAAAGCATAACATCTGAAGCAGTTGACAACGGCGTTGCCCTGCATGTAGCTGATGTAGCGTGGGCAGAAAAGCAGATGTGGGCTCCTGATGCAGCTTATAAAAACGGAAAGTACTATTTGTATTTTCCGGCCAAACGTCCCGACGGCATTTTTCAGATCGGGGTTGCAGTGGGTGATTCTCCCGAAGGGCCTTTTACTGCCGAAAAAGAAGCCATTAAGGGAAGCTACAGCATAGACCCAGCCGTTTTTGAGGATGAAGACGGGAAGCATTATATTTATTTTGGCGGTATCTGGGGCGGTCAGCTTCAGAAATATCGAAACAATAAATACGATTCCATAAACGAAGAACCTTTAGATAACGAACCGGCACTGGGACCAATTATTGCTCAGCTTACTGATAACATGCTGGAGTTTGCCCAAGAGCCGAAAGAAATCCAGATTCTGGACGAAAACGGAAAGGCACTGCTGGCAGGAGACAATGACCGCCGTTTTTTTGAAGCTCCATGGGTTCATAAATACAATGATAAATATTATTTCTCGTACTCCACAGGCGATACCCATTTTATCTGTTACGCAATCGGGGAGAGCCCTTATGGTCCGTTTGTGTATCAGGGACGAATTCTAAATCCCGTTGTGGGCTGGACGACGCATCATTCGATATGTAAAGTTGATAATGACTGGTATCTGTTTTACCATGATTCGAGCCTGTCCAAAGGGGTAACGCATCTGCGGAGCATGAAAGCGGCCAAAATTGAGTATTTAGCCGATGGTTCAATTGTTACAATAGAACCTTATGATAGAATAAATTAGCGTGTCTGTGTATAGATACACCGCAGTCAAGCACCACATGATGCCAAAAAATAAAAAAAATATAGTTATCCACTTTTTTCTAGATTTAAAATTGAATATTCATAACAGTTCACATTTGTTTTGAGCATCTTTAGAGAGAATCGCTTATTCGTTTGTGATGTCATGTAACAACTGAAAAAATAAAGAGCCTAATATTTAGGTATTAGTAATTTGATGTTTTGTATGAAAAATTGTCGTATTTTTCATTTTTGTGAGTTAATGTTTTTATATTTTTATATATTTAAAAAAAATCTTACTTATTAAATAATTTACAAAATGCTAAAAATAGAAAAAAATATATTTCTTATATGCTGTTTATTTTTTGTGATGATCTCTTACTCACAAAGCGACTTTGAAAATTTTCAATTTCGCTCTATAAAAGAAGGTATTTCTAAACGGGGAGTTTGGTCTATTGTTCAAGACAAAAAAGGATATATCTGGATAGGGACAAACGGTGCGGGGCTTTATAAATATGATGGGATAAATTATGTAGTTTATGAATCCAATTGGAATACTCCGAAATCCATAAACAGTAACCTTATTTACACCACCTATGTCGATTCTCAAAACAGATTATGGGTGGGTACAGAGGAGGGTTTGTGTTTGTATGATAGAGATCTAAATAGATTTGATACTATTGATTTAAAAAAAGCTCTTAAAATCAATAGAGATGATATAGTTACTGTCAGGAGTTTAATTGAAAATAATGAAGGGTGTTTATTAATTGGTACAGAACAATACGGTCTTTTGAAACTAGACCTGAAGACATTTCAATTAACAACAGTTAAATCCAATATTCCTTTAAATATTGATTTGTTTATTCGAGGTCTTGCAAAAAATAAACAAGGAAAAGTATTTGCTGCAACAAATTTTGGATTGAAGTATTTTGACAGCAAAAAGAATTTTATAGAGCAGGTACAATTTGTTGAAAGTGATAATTCTAAATCCGAAATTACGGATTCATTAGAATCTTTATTTTTTGAAAGTAATGATAATTTATGGATTGGTACTACAAATAACGGCTTAATTAAAGTTGTCCAAAACAAGAGTGGTTATCAACAAAAAAAGATCTCAATTACAAATAAAAGAATCTTTTCTATTATTGCTGTAGATGCAAAAAATATTCTTTGCGCTACTGAAAATGACGGGCTCTTTTTGCTGAATAATTCAGGAACAATAATAAAAAAATATTTACCGAATAAGTTTGAAAAAAACGGATTGAAATCAAATTCTATATGGTCTTTGTTGAAGGATAATGACAATAGAATTTGGCTGGGATATTACAATAAAGGTGTTTGTATTTTTGATAAATTATCAGGGCAGTTTAATTCAATCGAAAGTTTATTGAATAATGTAAATTCTTTGCAGACAAGTTCGGTTACATCAATTGCTAAGGATTTTTCAGGAAAGCTCTGGATAAGCATGGAAGGCGGGGGGGTTGATGTTTTTGATCCTAAGACTAAAAAAATTATACATATCAATAGTCACGACAGTTCTTTCATTTCGGGTTTGAAAAGCAATAATGTGCAGGAAGTTTTTTTTGACAGCAAGCAAAATGTATGGTTGGCTGTTTGGAATGAGGGAATTTTTTTCTTAAAAAAAGGAACCAGAAACTTTATTAATTATAATACTCAAAATACTAAAGGGCTTAGCTCTGATAGGGTTTTGAGTTTTGCAGAGGATTCAAAAGGAAATATTTGGATAGGAACATTTGAACGAGGGCTAAGTTATTTTGATCCTTCAAAAAAGACCTTTTTTCAATGCAATTCTAAGCCATTTCAGGATCATTTACTGACTTCTTCCCTTGTACGCAAAGTATTTGTTGATTCAGATGATATTATTTGGGTGGGAACCACAAGAGGGCTTTATAGTGTAAATAAAAAAGAGAACACATTCACTGTATTTTCTGTTAAGGATAAAATGTCCAAAATTTTAAATAATATCAGAACACATACAATATTGTCTATTTTTGAATCCAAAAACAAATTAATTTGGATTGGAACAGATGGTTCAGGGCTTTTTAATTATAATAAAAAATCAAAAAAAATATCTTGGTATAATGGTATTCAATCTGCTAAAGAAAAATCAGTATGTTCAATAACTGAGGATTGTTATGGTTCAATTTGGGTAAGCGGCAGATCTGGAATCACAAAACTGGATTTAAAAAACAATAAATTTTATAATTTTAATACAGAAGACGGATTGTTAGTCAATGACTTTAACAATAATTCGGTTTTAAAAGATGAAAAGGGAATTATTTATTTTGGAAGCTATGAAGGGATAAATTACTTTGATCCTAAACAAATGTCCAAAAGCACCAAACAGCCTCTGCTGTACTTTAAAGATTTTAAGCTGTTTAATACTTCGGTTATACCTGCCACAGCCGATTCTCCATTACAAAAAGTCATTTCCGAAACAAAAAGCATTACTTTAAATCATAACCAGTCAGTTTTTACAATAGAATATGTTGGCATTAATTATTCCTATCCTGGTAAAAATGAATATGCCTATTATCTGGAAGGATTTGAAAAAAAATGGAATTATGTAGGGAATAAACGTATAGCAACCTACACCAATCTTGCTTCAGGCGATTATGTTTTTAAAGTGAAATCTGCAAATCGGGGCGGCTCTTGGAGTCAAAGACCATTGGAATTGAAAATCACAATTCTGGCTCCATGGTGGAGAACATATTGGGCATATTTTGTGTATTTAGTAATTGCTGTTTTGGGAGCTTATTATATAATTATTTACTATCAGAATAAATTTAAGGCAAAACAGGCGATTAGTTTTGAAAGAGACAAGCGGATTCAAATCGAAAAATTGAACAATAAAAAACTCCAGTTTTTTACCAATATCTCTCACGAATTCAGAACTCCTTTGACTTTGATAATGAATCCTTTGGATGATTTACTAAAAAATAATGCATATAATTTAAATACTGAAGTTTTAAACAAATTGAAGGTGATTCATAAAAGTTCAGATTTATTATCAAGACTGATTAATGAGCTGATGGATTTTAGAAAACTGCAGTTTAATCAGGTACAGCTGCAGGTTCAGGAGATAGAAGTAATCAGTTTTGTAAAAGATATTTTGAGCCATTTTGAAGAGGAAGCTAATTTTCGCAAAATTGAATTATCGTTTTCTTCTTCGCTTAAAAAATTAAATGATTGGATTGATCCAAAAATGCTGGAAAAAATAATTTTTAATATTGTTTCTAATGCCTTCAAGGTTACGCCAGATTACGGAAGTATAAAAGTAAGAATCAAAGAAAATAATAAACTTATTTATTTTCCTTTGATAAATGGCGACAAGGAAGTTAAAAGTTATGAAATTACGATTGAAGACACAGGATCCGGATTGGACAAAAAAGAAATCAAAAGAATATTCGAAAGGTTTTATCAGGTAAATAATCTAAATAAGACTTATTATGGAAGTACTGGCATAGGTTTGGAAGTTGTTAAAGAATTTATCGAGTTAAACAAAGGAAAAATTGAAGTAGACAGTGTTTTAGGCGAAAAAACCTGCTTTAAAATTATTTTTCCTTTGGGGAAAGATTTTTTTGAGGCAGCTGAATTTGCCAAAGAAGAGTACAAACCAGATTTGGAAGGCAAAAATAGTTTAAAAGATCAGGTATCATTGGAGGATAATTTGAAATTGCACAATAGTGAGCTAAATTCAGATAAAACGCATACTGTACTGATTGTAGAAGACAATTCGGATTTAAGAAGTTATTTAAAAGAAGAGCTTAAAAAAGAATATAAGGTCATTGTAGCCGAAAATGGGCAAAAAGGATATGATTTGGCAGTACAAAAGTTGCCTGATTTGATTCTTACAGATGTCATTATGCCTGTAACAGATGGTTTGGAAATGTGTAAAAAAATAAAAGGTAACATTAAAACATCTCATATTCCTTTGCTAATGCTGTCTGCAAAAGCATTAGTAAAAGATCGATTGGAAGGTATAGATTCGGGGGCAGATTTGTATTTGAGCAAGCCGTTTAATATGGACATTCTAAAATCAAGCCTCGCTCAATTAATAAACAGCAGGCAAATTATTTTTAATAAGTTTTATGATGGCATAACTAAAAAAGCACAGCAGAAAACTACAACGATTGATAATGATTTTATGCAAAAGACATTAAATTATATTCATGAGAACATTAGCGAGCCAGAACTTAGCGTTGAGCGGTTAGCGTCAATTGTTTTCTTGAGCCGAAGCCAATTGTACCGAAAAATAAAAACGCTGACCGGTTTATCAGTAAATGAATTCATTAGAAATATCAGGTTAGAAAAAGCCAGACAGTTAATTGAACAAGGTACTGACAATATTAATGAAATAAGCTATAAGGTTGGGTTTTCGTCTCCTTCTTATTTTACTAAATGCTTTAAATCAAAATATGGTTACGTGCCTACAGATGGTAAAAAAATAAGCTGTTAAGTTTCTATAAAAATCTAATATGTTCGTATAGAATTTGCTTTAAACTATAAAGATATAAAAGGATTAGGTATTAAAATGGATAAGCAT
Protein-coding sequences here:
- a CDS encoding alpha/beta hydrolase-fold protein; translation: MRQYSIVLVLSMALISSIGLAQTASTKVIEDFKPSSVNQPGKDFPQVNSQGYARFRIEAPAADSVRVSLGLGGKGGTKLMKSADGFWTGTTEGPMDEGFHYYHVNVDGGTFNDPGALNFYGSVRWESGIEIPAHDQDFYALKAVPHGNVQQILFPSKNTNTSRRAFVYTPPGYEKEQSKRYSVLYLQHGWGEDETAWSNQGHANLIMDNLIAEGKIKPFIIVMTYGMTNEIKFGGLRNFDITPFQTVLVDELIPFIDNNFRTIAKQSHRAMGGLSMGGMETRMITLNKTDVFSQYALLSGGLYKPEDIKDKSKVKLVFLSCGSKENPDGVKNAATALKNAGFNAVSYVSKGTGHEFQTWRRSLKELAPLLFKE
- a CDS encoding glycoside hydrolase family 9 protein — protein: MNRFSMVLFVYLNFNSTFLKKIMLLLCFCSISNIALAQKLQLNEKEYFETQGLNVLVFSNEYNGMFFDEKTAGIEFIHHGVRTVTGGAVRLHNTPEQWDLIPKMTSRKVDKANNTIEVSLRYEEFDFDSRLTVTPKGNGFVITVFLDKPVPKELEGKAGFNLEFIPTSYFESNYLVDGRAGTFPRYPASNTEIRSSAQKIPQFAGHTTFDDRGKKEYIVTQPLESGKQLIFAPENPEHRVKIESDQDVMLFDGRNLGQNGWFIARSVFSANKTGKVLSWYVEPNAIPDWIREPVIGFSQVGYMPSQKKVAVIELDKNDKPLATASIFKLDENGKFAEKLKADVKVWGKYLRYNYAQVDFSSVKEKGIYYIQYGKQKTNTFQIADDIYSKVWHPTMDVWFPVQMDHMEVNEAYRVWHGKPFLDDCLQAPLNHEHFDGYKQGPTTETKYKPLERIPNMAVGGWFDAGDFDIQTFSHVSVINSFVESWEAFKVNRDETYIDQKTQFVDIHRPDGKPDLLQQIEHGVLNLVAQVENIGHPVRGIVVPNLHQYHHLGDASTETDNLPYNPLLKPYESNGVSSGTLDDRWAFTNRSSFLDYRTAGALAAASRVLKGYNDELSSKCLSDAIKLFNEANEIAKKAKPDDSPMSKWGRGSDMIAMLQLYLSTKDDQYKTGFLSKIWNQLDENLEFNINSALLALPAMDNDYKVKLRSYVIKYKEKIDKDNADNPYGVPLAKRGWGGTSQVINWASTNYYIHKIYPDIIDKEYVYQGLNYIFGCHPYSNLSFVNAVGNKSKKVAYGGNRADFTTIAGGVVPGLIFLKPDYLENKDDWPFFWGENECIIDGGAWYVFLANAVNELAENEQK
- a CDS encoding alpha/beta hydrolase-fold protein, which encodes MKKNLLPILAMVVMTSSLLAQNIEKEGPKGFDQVRTGIPNGKVESLEYSSKTVGSIRKVTVYTPPGFSKNKKYPVLYLLHGIGGDEKEWLNGGSPQVILDNLYSEGKVEPMIVVMPNGRAMKDDSATGNIMTPDKVQAFSTFEKDLLNDLIPFIEKKYPILKDREHRAIAGLSMGGGQSLNFGLGNLDKFAWVGGFSSAPNTKMPQELIPNLEEAKKKLKLLWISCGDNDGLIYNSKRTHDYLYKNDVPHIYYIEPGVHDFKVWKNGLYMFSQFLFKPVDPTGFTKYTILGTPAETNIRNAKYPQILPDNRVVFKVKAPEAAKVQIDLGKKYDMIKDGEGTWNVTTDVINKGFNYYSLLIDGVAVADPASESFYGMGRMASGIEIPNREGDFYDLNDVPHGDIRIKKYFSKATNSWREMYVYTPPGYENATEKYPVLYLLHGGGEDQRGWAAQGKANLILDNLIAENKAKPMVIAMLDGNMGNTGGIAGFNENALKAFENELKTGAIPFVESNFKVATDAKNRALAGLSMGGMQTLHAGIKNSDMFSSIGVFSSGWWANNPDLSELQYVFMKNNTAVINSNIKEFWISMGGKEDIAFENCKIMMSRFDQMGIKYKYSEYSGGHSWPVWRHDLFMYAPLLFR